From the Kiritimatiellaceae bacterium genome, one window contains:
- a CDS encoding 4Fe-4S binding protein — protein MAYVISSDCTMCGACESSCPVEAISAGDGKYVIDAGSCTDCGACAATCPMSAINPA, from the coding sequence ATGGCTTACGTAATTTCTAGTGATTGCACAATGTGCGGCGCTTGTGAAAGCTCATGCCCGGTAGAAGCAATCAGCGCAGGCGACGGCAAATACGTTATCGATGCTGGCAGCTGCACGGACTGTGGTGCTTGCGCGGCAACCTGCCCGATGAGCGCCATCAATCCGGCCTAA
- a CDS encoding tetratricopeptide repeat protein, producing MQKKKDEIRDIYQGGEHDLEKDFTPQIARERLEERHRDLRRSQLVSLFFGSLVIVLSVSLVAVVIRNFLSERSPSKKNQTKESVFVPRYTLPTEALWVMDYQAVSSQLDNDEKTGPKPLSTKWVKNAAYHIIMGQQALAMNELKQALEHFQKVVAAYPDIEGLHGSMGQLYLQSQEYALAAQHLEKALKEEETFDTVNNLGTAYIGTEEYDKAEKNLKKALGLKPEAAGTHKNLASLYRKMKRDNEAVFHFEKYIDLQPGDLDTMQTYALYLTKLGRWKDAADFLTKLTQNVTDVAPIYFLLAQVQVQNGQPDKAIAALKRGVQLIDPQLALAWMSREEFNVVRSSGDFKTLVDQLEIANVSLDKKR from the coding sequence ATGCAGAAGAAAAAAGACGAAATCCGCGATATCTACCAAGGTGGCGAGCACGATCTCGAGAAGGATTTTACCCCGCAAATTGCGCGGGAACGGCTCGAAGAGCGGCATCGTGACCTGCGTCGCAGTCAGCTCGTCTCCCTGTTTTTCGGCTCGCTGGTTATCGTGCTGTCCGTGTCTCTGGTCGCCGTGGTCATTCGCAATTTTCTAAGCGAACGGAGTCCATCAAAAAAAAATCAAACCAAAGAATCCGTTTTCGTACCGCGTTATACCCTGCCAACAGAGGCCCTTTGGGTGATGGATTATCAGGCCGTCTCATCCCAGCTGGATAATGATGAAAAAACCGGGCCGAAGCCGCTTTCAACCAAATGGGTGAAAAATGCCGCCTATCACATCATCATGGGGCAGCAGGCCCTGGCAATGAATGAACTGAAACAGGCTCTGGAGCACTTTCAGAAAGTGGTCGCCGCCTACCCGGATATCGAGGGCTTGCACGGATCCATGGGGCAGCTTTATCTCCAGAGTCAGGAATACGCGCTGGCCGCGCAGCATCTGGAAAAAGCTCTGAAGGAAGAAGAAACCTTTGATACGGTAAATAACCTGGGCACCGCGTACATCGGCACAGAAGAGTATGATAAAGCCGAGAAAAATCTGAAAAAGGCGCTGGGATTGAAGCCGGAAGCGGCCGGAACCCATAAGAACCTTGCTTCGCTGTACCGTAAAATGAAGCGCGACAATGAGGCGGTCTTTCATTTCGAAAAGTATATTGATCTGCAGCCGGGCGATCTGGACACCATGCAGACGTATGCTCTGTATCTGACGAAACTGGGCCGCTGGAAAGACGCTGCGGATTTCCTGACCAAACTGACACAAAACGTCACGGACGTCGCGCCGATCTATTTCCTGCTGGCACAGGTTCAGGTGCAGAACGGTCAGCCTGACAAAGCCATCGCGGCGCTGAAGCGGGGTGTTCAGCTGATCGACCCGCAACTGGCGCTGGCATGGATGAGCCGCGAAGAATTTAATGTGGTGCGCAGTTCGGGCGACTTCAAAACGCTGGTTGATCAGCTGGAAATCGCCAATGTATCGCTCGACAAGAAACGGTAA
- a CDS encoding HAD hydrolase-like protein — MKKTWCKDDLIYLKPKHDVLVAIDSDGCVFDSMTIKQRIFHTGIIQFWSLAAVESEFRKVAEWTALFSPWRGLNRFELLLRILQGVSKYIPACTNPPSTDALEAFAKSGVPLSADELAKRIERTGDPELTRALEWSRSVSKEIAAVSQMPVFAGVSVGLEKIRTAADSIVVSQTDEAALVHEWRNAGLEKFVDVIAGAELGSKIESLGTAMKGRYAPDKTLMVGDAPGDLETARAVGCLFFPIIPGDEPASWVELREEALPRLLNGTFCGAYQENLIARFNTVLSEVPPWAE; from the coding sequence ATGAAAAAAACATGGTGCAAAGACGATCTGATCTATTTAAAGCCGAAACATGATGTGCTGGTCGCCATCGACTCCGACGGCTGTGTGTTCGACAGCATGACAATCAAGCAGCGGATTTTTCATACTGGCATTATCCAATTCTGGAGCCTCGCAGCGGTCGAATCCGAATTCCGGAAAGTGGCGGAATGGACGGCGCTGTTTTCGCCGTGGCGCGGCCTCAACCGCTTCGAGTTGCTGTTGCGGATTCTGCAAGGGGTCTCCAAATATATTCCGGCTTGTACGAATCCGCCATCGACGGACGCTCTGGAGGCGTTCGCCAAATCCGGCGTTCCGCTGAGTGCCGATGAACTGGCGAAGCGGATTGAACGTACCGGCGACCCGGAGCTGACGCGGGCGTTGGAGTGGAGCCGGTCGGTGAGTAAGGAGATTGCGGCGGTTTCGCAGATGCCGGTGTTCGCCGGAGTTTCTGTTGGGCTGGAAAAAATCCGTACGGCGGCGGATTCGATTGTGGTTTCTCAGACCGACGAAGCGGCGCTGGTGCATGAGTGGCGCAACGCCGGACTCGAAAAGTTTGTCGACGTCATCGCCGGAGCGGAGCTGGGATCGAAGATTGAATCGCTCGGAACGGCGATGAAAGGGCGTTACGCGCCGGACAAGACGCTGATGGTCGGCGACGCTCCCGGCGATCTGGAAACCGCCCGCGCTGTCGGCTGTCTGTTTTTTCCGATTATTCCGGGCGACGAGCCGGCGAGCTGGGTCGAGCTACGCGAAGAAGCGCTTCCGCGACTTTTGAACGGCACCTTTTGCGGTGCGTACCAGGAAAATTTGATCGCCCGCTTCAACACGGTTCTGTCTGAAGTTCCGCCGTGGGCGGAATAA
- a CDS encoding tetratricopeptide repeat protein, whose amino-acid sequence MKKIDTDIRDIYRAKDLSSEAGAMPEHKVAELIERSLRRQQIFNLSVGLLTLALVTILVFALVEDFLLGSAADAPVRKKSPGVPAYTLPEDEQWVLEYRQVAVEADGSARPGPKEVSTKWIKNAAYHAIMGELALRQGEPETAQNHFQVALETFPSMTGIRGNLGIAYLKQQSFEKAAEQLQKALTEGPSIAALNNLGVARLGLGEYEQAESVLRQALQQQPALSGCYKNLALLYQKSGRTNDAVGAFEKYLSLNPQDTPILEHYVSYLTAAGRLRDAIGFLERIDGADSLAVHLLLAETAARDADAKLAVQALRHSAQFLSPRQTIVKMHEPAFEKIAKTEPFETLLYQLELATVSLSTNLPAAETAP is encoded by the coding sequence ATGAAGAAAATTGACACAGATATCCGGGACATCTACCGCGCGAAGGATCTTTCTTCAGAAGCGGGTGCGATGCCGGAGCACAAGGTCGCCGAACTCATTGAGCGCTCGCTGCGGCGGCAGCAGATTTTTAATCTTTCCGTCGGCTTGCTAACCCTTGCGCTGGTCACCATTTTGGTCTTTGCCCTCGTTGAAGATTTTTTGTTGGGATCTGCCGCCGATGCTCCTGTAAGAAAAAAATCTCCCGGCGTACCTGCTTATACGCTCCCCGAAGACGAGCAATGGGTGCTGGAGTATCGGCAGGTTGCTGTTGAGGCGGACGGCAGTGCGCGGCCCGGGCCAAAGGAGGTTTCGACCAAATGGATAAAAAACGCGGCCTATCACGCCATTATGGGAGAACTGGCACTTCGTCAGGGAGAGCCGGAAACCGCACAAAATCATTTCCAAGTCGCCCTTGAAACATTTCCCTCCATGACCGGGATTCGCGGCAATCTCGGAATCGCCTACTTAAAGCAGCAGTCTTTTGAAAAGGCCGCCGAACAACTGCAAAAGGCGCTGACAGAAGGTCCGTCCATCGCGGCGCTCAATAATCTGGGCGTCGCACGGCTGGGTCTGGGGGAATACGAACAGGCGGAATCGGTTTTACGGCAGGCGCTTCAACAGCAGCCGGCCTTGTCTGGCTGTTATAAAAACCTTGCCTTGCTGTACCAGAAGTCCGGACGGACCAATGACGCGGTCGGCGCGTTTGAAAAATATCTTTCCCTCAATCCGCAGGATACACCGATACTTGAACACTATGTTTCCTACCTGACTGCGGCTGGCCGCCTTCGCGATGCAATCGGGTTTCTTGAACGAATTGATGGAGCGGATTCCCTCGCCGTTCATCTTTTACTGGCGGAAACAGCCGCACGGGATGCCGATGCAAAACTCGCCGTTCAGGCCTTGCGGCACTCCGCGCAGTTTTTAAGCCCGCGCCAGACGATTGTTAAAATGCACGAACCCGCTTTTGAAAAAATCGCCAAGACGGAACCCTTTGAAACCTTGTTATATCAACTGGAGCTGGCAACGGTATCGCTTTCGACAAATTTGCCGGCGGCGGAAACAGCTCCGTAA
- a CDS encoding divergent PAP2 family protein: MNFVHISLWAAVAGWTVAQTTKMIICLVQSRRLNFGYLVSTGGMPSAHSAMACAVATTIGMTEGFSSPLFTLGFCFAAVIMFDAQTVRAAAGKQARLLNQIVDELFKAHHLSENKLKELLGHTRLEVFFGMLTGIFSALALLRFLPK; this comes from the coding sequence ATGAATTTTGTTCATATCTCCCTTTGGGCCGCAGTGGCCGGCTGGACGGTCGCGCAAACGACCAAGATGATTATTTGTCTGGTGCAGAGCCGCCGTCTGAACTTCGGGTATCTGGTGAGTACCGGCGGAATGCCGAGTGCCCACTCGGCAATGGCCTGTGCGGTGGCGACAACGATCGGTATGACGGAAGGGTTCAGTTCGCCGCTGTTTACGCTGGGATTTTGTTTTGCCGCGGTGATTATGTTTGATGCGCAGACGGTGCGTGCGGCGGCCGGCAAGCAGGCCCGACTGCTGAATCAGATCGTGGACGAGCTGTTCAAGGCGCACCATCTGTCGGAAAACAAACTGAAAGAACTGCTGGGCCATACGCGGCTGGAAGTGTTCTTCGGAATGCTGACCGGTATTTTTTCGGCACTGGCGCTGCTGCGGTTTTTACCGAAATAA
- a CDS encoding DUF4131 domain-containing protein yields the protein MILAQQVRRPLVGVALFVAAGLYIQRCVGGSPMFLLTWAAFLLAYACWTVLRRRTTWLIYIVCGLLAATHNAIEEMPAFSRTVLPVVEVNFNEQELTGTIEDEPSVSGADETASFLFRVQTVRCGEERLPADAVLRVYLKNCTAPVRFGEQWRLKGRYTGYERSRSGTDGFLSVSGADIYKIKAAGDTFSGRCYEVRRRAAAFLQLGVEKFPEQTQLLHAMLLGYRQAIPPDLYRIFTRTGTLHIFAISGQHVVILAAIFIAGLKIFGVIRPRWGLLLLPVLFLYIFTTGLQSSALRALAMAAVFFIAPLAGRRPDAPTSIALAAVLLLACWPASIGDPGFLLSFVVVCGLIIVGGWAARQINGFRLAGWEAPLQQLGGSHPAAALLRSTGLLMLTSLAAWLFSAPITAYFFNTLSPVALIGNLAVIPLTFMIMLAGCLALLGGVLFLPAAAALFNQANLLFISLLIWIVHRLAALPGACRAVRAPSALATGLWYAGLVLFFTGPVRWRKGALCLVLCSVVLWGAQHIEPQRNVKILREGSSAVAVRLPERGWVLVTDGSPFSTVRTIRLLQKEGINRLYALVVSDAKADAGAVRQIQEIFHPREIKTDAPEWLAGEGTVRVSLRR from the coding sequence ATGATCTTGGCTCAACAGGTGCGCCGTCCGCTGGTTGGAGTCGCCCTGTTCGTGGCGGCGGGTCTTTACATTCAGCGCTGTGTTGGCGGCTCTCCGATGTTCCTGCTCACCTGGGCCGCCTTTCTGCTGGCCTACGCCTGCTGGACGGTGTTGCGCCGCCGGACGACCTGGTTGATTTATATCGTCTGCGGACTGCTGGCCGCCACGCACAACGCGATCGAAGAAATGCCGGCTTTTTCCCGCACGGTGCTGCCGGTCGTTGAGGTGAATTTCAACGAACAGGAACTGACCGGAACAATCGAAGATGAGCCGTCTGTTTCAGGCGCGGACGAAACGGCATCTTTTTTATTTCGCGTACAGACTGTGCGTTGCGGAGAGGAGCGGCTTCCGGCAGACGCCGTGTTGCGGGTTTATCTGAAAAACTGCACCGCGCCGGTACGCTTCGGTGAACAATGGCGGTTGAAAGGCCGATATACCGGCTATGAAAGATCGCGCAGCGGCACCGACGGATTTCTCAGTGTTTCCGGGGCGGATATTTATAAAATCAAAGCAGCCGGGGACACATTTTCCGGGCGGTGCTATGAAGTCCGCCGCCGTGCCGCCGCGTTCCTTCAGCTGGGAGTTGAAAAATTTCCCGAACAGACGCAACTGCTGCACGCCATGCTGCTCGGCTACCGGCAGGCGATTCCTCCGGATCTTTACCGGATCTTTACCCGCACTGGCACGCTGCATATCTTTGCAATTTCCGGCCAGCACGTTGTAATTCTGGCCGCCATCTTTATTGCCGGACTCAAAATTTTCGGTGTGATCCGTCCCCGCTGGGGGTTGTTACTTCTTCCGGTGCTTTTTCTTTATATTTTTACCACCGGACTGCAATCGAGTGCATTGCGCGCTCTGGCGATGGCGGCGGTATTTTTTATCGCCCCGCTGGCCGGCCGGCGCCCCGATGCGCCGACATCCATTGCGCTGGCCGCCGTTTTGCTGTTGGCCTGTTGGCCGGCCAGCATCGGCGATCCGGGCTTTTTGCTTTCTTTCGTCGTGGTTTGCGGCCTCATCATCGTGGGCGGCTGGGCCGCGCGGCAAATCAACGGATTCCGTTTGGCGGGCTGGGAGGCTCCGCTTCAGCAACTCGGCGGATCGCATCCGGCGGCCGCACTGTTGCGGAGTACCGGACTGCTGATGCTTACGTCGCTGGCGGCCTGGCTGTTCTCGGCGCCGATTACCGCCTATTTTTTCAACACCCTTTCGCCGGTCGCGCTGATCGGCAATTTGGCGGTTATTCCGCTGACCTTCATGATCATGCTCGCCGGATGTCTGGCGTTGCTGGGCGGCGTGTTGTTTTTGCCCGCCGCCGCCGCGCTTTTCAATCAGGCCAATTTGCTGTTTATCAGTCTGTTGATATGGATCGTCCACCGTCTTGCGGCGCTGCCCGGCGCCTGCCGGGCTGTTCGCGCGCCGTCTGCGCTGGCGACCGGCCTTTGGTATGCCGGACTGGTTTTGTTTTTCACCGGGCCGGTTCGCTGGCGGAAGGGCGCGCTATGTCTGGTGCTGTGTTCCGTGGTGCTGTGGGGCGCACAGCACATCGAGCCGCAGCGCAATGTGAAAATTCTGCGAGAGGGCAGTTCGGCCGTGGCGGTTCGGCTGCCGGAACGCGGGTGGGTGCTGGTAACAGACGGCAGCCCGTTCAGCACGGTGCGAACAATCCGCCTTCTGCAGAAAGAGGGCATCAACCGGCTGTATGCTCTGGTCGTGAGCGATGCAAAAGCAGATGCCGGGGCCGTTCGGCAGATTCAAGAAATCTTTCATCCTCGAGAAATTAAAACGGATGCGCCCGAGTGGCTCGCGGGCGAAGGAACGGTGCGCGTTTCACTCCGCCGGTGA
- a CDS encoding class I SAM-dependent methyltransferase, whose protein sequence is MFFSCAAGYPFARALSRGLPHRGFSVNFTCMSKLFTILKHVYRLLPPPLRKTGPLHSFAFRIMERVGDRNDIYSPKYYQTLVEPYARRSVPQMARSLVETFSPASVIDVGCGSGALLVGLRKLGVRRLLGLDSSEAGLDIARARGLDIRNFDIASDRWSGGERFDIAVSMETAEHLPKNSADRYVELLCSLAPVVIFTAAHPGQGGIGHLNEQPPEYWTERFKANGFQHAEKTVADWQSAWTAAGVANFYTRNLMVFQQS, encoded by the coding sequence ATGTTTTTTTCATGCGCCGCAGGCTACCCGTTTGCCCGCGCCCTGTCCAGAGGCTTGCCGCACCGGGGGTTTTCTGTAAACTTCACCTGTATGTCGAAACTCTTCACCATCCTGAAGCACGTTTATCGTCTGCTGCCGCCGCCGCTCCGGAAAACTGGCCCCCTTCACAGCTTCGCGTTCCGGATCATGGAAAGGGTTGGCGACCGCAACGACATTTATTCGCCGAAATACTACCAGACACTCGTCGAACCCTACGCCCGACGCAGCGTCCCGCAAATGGCCCGATCCCTTGTTGAAACGTTCAGCCCCGCGTCCGTCATCGACGTCGGCTGCGGCTCCGGCGCCCTGCTCGTCGGCCTGCGCAAACTCGGCGTACGCCGCCTGCTCGGATTGGACTCTTCCGAAGCCGGACTCGACATTGCCCGCGCTCGCGGGCTCGACATCCGCAATTTCGACATCGCCTCTGACCGCTGGAGCGGCGGCGAACGGTTTGATATCGCCGTCAGCATGGAAACCGCCGAACACCTGCCGAAAAATTCCGCCGACCGCTACGTCGAACTCCTCTGCTCGCTCGCGCCGGTCGTCATCTTCACCGCCGCGCATCCCGGACAAGGCGGAATCGGCCACCTCAACGAACAGCCGCCGGAATACTGGACGGAACGATTCAAAGCCAACGGCTTCCAGCATGCAGAAAAAACCGTCGCCGACTGGCAATCCGCCTGGACCGCCGCCGGCGTCGCCAACTTCTACACCCGCAACCTCATGGTTTTTCAGCAATCTTGA
- a CDS encoding MBL fold metallo-hydrolase translates to MKIKLNFFGAAQNVTGSCYLAEANGARILVDCGLYQERDLKQRNWDAFPVPPATIDAVLLTHAHLDHCGRLPKLVKEGFRGKIFCTPATADIAQIIMKDSAFLQEEDVKHKKERHEKQDKTSPFPYEPLYTVADVERTVPLLTPVDYITPVPVATGMTASFREAGHIFGSASIRLSVAQGGETRTILFSGDVGRWNMPIINDPDPFDAADYVLVESTYGDRTHGAVKDIPGELARIINETVKAGGNIVIPSFAVERTQELLYHLNALQRENRIPHLLTFVDSPMAIRVTEIFKRHPELFDEETRELLRKGIHPCDLPRLTMANTVEQSKAINNNKGTSIIIAGSGMCTGGRIKHHLKNNISRAESTILFVGYQAVGTLGRVIQDQPAEVRIFGEMQPMRARVEKISGFSAHADRDELLRWITMLRKAPRRVFITHGEPEAANAFKKFLTEKTGWNCIVPEYQQEIVLD, encoded by the coding sequence ATGAAGATCAAACTCAACTTTTTCGGCGCGGCGCAAAATGTCACCGGCTCCTGCTATCTGGCAGAGGCGAACGGCGCGCGCATTCTGGTGGACTGCGGGCTCTATCAGGAACGCGATCTGAAGCAGCGCAACTGGGACGCCTTTCCGGTTCCGCCCGCAACGATTGATGCGGTTTTGCTGACGCATGCCCATCTCGACCACTGCGGACGTCTGCCGAAACTGGTGAAGGAAGGTTTTCGCGGAAAAATTTTCTGCACGCCCGCCACGGCGGACATCGCGCAGATCATCATGAAAGATTCTGCCTTCCTGCAGGAAGAAGATGTGAAGCATAAAAAGGAACGCCACGAAAAACAGGACAAGACCAGTCCGTTTCCTTATGAACCGCTCTACACCGTCGCCGACGTTGAGAGAACCGTTCCGCTGCTGACGCCGGTTGATTACATTACGCCGGTTCCGGTTGCGACCGGCATGACCGCATCATTCCGCGAGGCCGGCCACATCTTTGGCTCCGCCAGCATCCGCTTGAGCGTGGCGCAAGGCGGCGAAACGCGCACCATTCTTTTTTCCGGCGACGTCGGACGCTGGAATATGCCGATCATCAACGATCCCGATCCGTTCGATGCGGCTGACTACGTTCTGGTCGAATCAACCTACGGCGACCGGACGCATGGCGCAGTGAAAGATATTCCCGGCGAACTGGCGCGCATCATCAACGAAACGGTCAAGGCGGGCGGCAACATTGTCATTCCAAGTTTTGCCGTTGAGCGTACGCAGGAACTGCTCTATCACCTCAACGCGCTACAGCGCGAAAACCGCATCCCGCATCTGCTCACTTTCGTGGATAGTCCGATGGCGATTCGCGTTACGGAAATTTTTAAGAGACACCCCGAACTGTTCGACGAAGAAACCCGCGAGCTTCTCCGCAAAGGGATTCATCCGTGCGACCTGCCTAGGCTGACGATGGCGAATACCGTGGAGCAGTCCAAAGCCATCAACAACAATAAAGGCACGTCCATTATCATCGCCGGGTCCGGCATGTGTACCGGAGGTCGCATCAAGCACCATCTCAAAAACAATATCAGCCGCGCCGAAAGCACGATCCTGTTCGTCGGCTACCAGGCCGTCGGAACCTTGGGCCGCGTTATTCAAGATCAGCCCGCCGAAGTCCGCATCTTCGGCGAAATGCAACCGATGCGAGCGAGGGTCGAAAAAATATCCGGCTTCTCCGCCCACGCCGACCGCGACGAATTGTTGCGCTGGATCACCATGCTCAGAAAAGCGCCGCGCCGCGTATTCATCACCCACGGCGAACCGGAAGCCGCCAACGCCTTCAAAAAATTCCTCACCGAAAAAACCGGCTGGAACTGCATCGTGCCAGAGTATCAGCAGGAAATTGTTTTGGATTGA
- the aroC gene encoding chorismate synthase, translated as MSSTFGTLFRTTTFGESHGKAVGAIVDGCPSNLPLTEADIQPQLDRRRPGQSALTTPRDEADRVTILSGTENGVTLGTPIALSVNNRDQRPGDYGNLSAVPRPSHADYTYLMKYGVKASSGGGRSSARETVGRVAAGAIAEKWLKTRFGNVSIVAYVSSVGKIAAPGIDVERLTRDLVDTNLVRCPDAETAQRMIAAIEKARDEKDSLGGTLTCICRGFPAGLGEPVFDKLEAKLAQAMLSIPAVKGFEIGSGFSGALMRGSQHNDAFIKKGDRLGTKTNYSGGVQGGISNGEPVVFRIAIKPVATIGLAQDTADLAGHPVTLEAKGRHDPCVLPRAIPIVESMTALVLADAALRQEYRV; from the coding sequence ATGAGCAGCACATTCGGTACACTTTTCAGAACCACCACATTCGGCGAATCGCACGGCAAAGCGGTTGGTGCAATTGTGGACGGCTGTCCGTCTAACCTGCCGCTGACAGAAGCGGATATTCAGCCGCAACTCGACCGCCGCCGGCCCGGGCAAAGTGCACTGACCACGCCGCGCGACGAAGCCGATCGGGTGACGATTCTTTCCGGCACGGAAAACGGCGTAACGCTCGGCACGCCGATCGCTCTTTCGGTAAACAACCGCGACCAGCGCCCCGGCGACTACGGCAATCTGTCCGCCGTGCCGCGGCCATCCCACGCGGATTATACCTATCTAATGAAGTACGGCGTGAAAGCCTCCAGCGGCGGCGGCCGGTCAAGCGCACGCGAAACGGTCGGCCGCGTGGCGGCCGGAGCGATTGCGGAAAAGTGGCTGAAGACCCGCTTCGGCAATGTTTCGATCGTTGCCTATGTCAGCTCGGTCGGAAAGATCGCCGCGCCCGGAATTGACGTAGAGCGTCTTACCCGCGATCTGGTTGATACCAATCTGGTGCGTTGTCCGGACGCCGAAACAGCCCAACGAATGATTGCCGCCATTGAAAAAGCTCGCGACGAAAAAGATTCGCTGGGCGGCACACTAACCTGTATCTGCCGCGGCTTCCCCGCCGGACTGGGCGAGCCGGTGTTCGATAAACTCGAAGCCAAACTGGCGCAAGCCATGCTTTCGATTCCGGCGGTCAAAGGATTTGAAATCGGTTCCGGATTTTCGGGCGCACTGATGCGCGGTTCGCAGCACAATGACGCTTTCATCAAAAAGGGCGACCGGCTGGGAACGAAGACGAACTATAGCGGCGGCGTACAGGGCGGAATTTCGAACGGCGAGCCGGTGGTGTTCCGGATTGCCATCAAGCCGGTGGCGACCATCGGGCTGGCGCAGGATACGGCCGATTTGGCCGGACATCCGGTTACGCTGGAGGCCAAAGGGCGGCACGATCCGTGTGTATTGCCGCGCGCGATTCCGATTGTGGAATCAATGACTGCGCTGGTGTTGGCCGACGCTGCATTACGGCAGGAATATCGCGTCTGA
- the rmuC gene encoding DNA recombination protein RmuC produces MVMEFFILILLGLLALLVLVQTGLALHGNSRQDARLEMLTRGLNTLTEQIDSRTRKSEEAVQSQVEKLIASNNQRLDQIGEKVEQRLEKGFKDTTTVFGDVLKRLALIDKAQEKIDQLTGNVVSLQEVLSDKRSRGAFGEVQLSALISNMLPENSYSLQHTFPNGVRADCVLFLPEPTGTICIDSKFPLESYRRMTDLSLGDADRTAAERQFRQDIKKHIKDIAGKYIIPGTTSDGAMMFIPAEAVFSEIHGHYPDLVEEAQRARVWMVSPTTMMAVLTTARAVLKDSATRQQVHLIKDHLVALAQDFSRFQDRMDKLAAHIGQAHKDVDEAQTSARKITSRFGKIEKVELSGERAALPQETGEE; encoded by the coding sequence ATGGTTATGGAGTTTTTTATTCTGATTCTTCTGGGGCTTCTCGCCCTGCTGGTACTGGTGCAAACAGGACTGGCGCTGCACGGGAACTCCCGTCAGGACGCCCGGCTCGAAATGCTCACGCGCGGTCTCAATACACTGACTGAACAGATCGACAGCCGAACCCGCAAAAGCGAAGAGGCGGTTCAGTCGCAGGTTGAAAAGCTGATCGCCTCCAACAATCAGCGGCTCGACCAGATCGGCGAAAAAGTGGAACAGCGGCTGGAGAAAGGATTCAAGGACACCACCACCGTTTTCGGCGATGTGCTCAAGCGGCTGGCGCTGATCGACAAAGCTCAGGAAAAAATAGATCAACTTACCGGCAACGTCGTCAGCCTGCAGGAAGTTCTTTCGGACAAACGTTCGCGCGGCGCGTTCGGCGAAGTACAGCTCAGCGCACTGATCTCCAACATGCTGCCCGAAAACAGTTATTCCCTTCAGCACACCTTCCCGAACGGCGTCCGTGCCGACTGCGTCCTGTTTCTTCCCGAACCGACCGGCACCATTTGTATTGATTCAAAATTTCCGCTCGAAAGCTACCGGCGCATGACCGACCTGTCGCTCGGCGATGCCGACCGCACCGCCGCCGAGCGGCAGTTCCGGCAGGACATCAAAAAACACATTAAGGACATTGCCGGAAAATACATCATTCCCGGCACAACCTCCGACGGCGCCATGATGTTTATTCCGGCGGAAGCCGTCTTCTCCGAAATCCACGGACATTATCCCGATCTCGTTGAAGAAGCCCAGCGCGCGCGCGTCTGGATGGTTTCGCCGACCACGATGATGGCCGTACTCACCACAGCGCGCGCCGTTCTGAAAGATTCCGCAACCCGACAGCAGGTACATCTGATCAAAGATCATCTGGTCGCTCTGGCGCAGGATTTCAGCCGCTTTCAGGATCGGATGGATAAGCTGGCCGCACATATCGGTCAGGCCCACAAAGATGTGGATGAAGCGCAGACTTCCGCACGCAAAATCACCAGCCGTTTCGGAAAAATCGAAAAAGTCGAACTCTCCGGCGAGCGCGCCGCTCTGCCGCAAGAGACCGGTGAAGAGTAA